Proteins from one Penicillium digitatum chromosome 2, complete sequence genomic window:
- a CDS encoding Cation efflux family protein, putative, with amino-acid sequence MTQTRNDHGHSHGHGHHHHHHHDNTYLTSTNKRDAGVRITRIGLVANLCMAIGKFIGGYIFHSQSLIADAYHALTDLVSDFLTLGTVAWSLKPPSERFPNGYGKIESIGALGVSGLLLCGGVFMGLNAGQVLLAHFYPDVAETVAHSGILGHGHSHSHGPIGPSIHAAWIAAGSIVVKEWLYHATMKVAEERKSSVLASNAVHHRIDSLTSIVALFTIGGSYVFQDATWLDPVGGVLISLMVIKAGWGNTCTSLLELADTTVDEEVRHSVEAAASKALQDLEDGHQVIVRDVQGMKSGQNYLMDIELAVPGAWAISRSRHIEEAVRQAVGSGVRGVKRIKVRFIPAENQDLTFSDEFVAQDIGGDPETPQDIRKQQ; translated from the exons ATGACACAAACTAGGAATGATCATGGCCATAGCCACGGCCACGgtcaccaccaccaccaccatcaTGATAATACCTACCTAACCTCCACAAACAAACGCGACGCTGGTGTTCGCATTACACGTATTGGTCTCGTTGCAAATTTGTGTATGGCGATTGGAAAATTCATTGGCGGTTATATCTTTCACTCTCAATCCCTGATCGCCGACGCCTACCACGCGCTCACCGATCTTGTCTCCGACTTTTTGACTTTGGGGACTGTCGCCTGGTCCCTGAAGCCCCCGAGTGAACGATTCCCAAACGGGTATGGAAAAATCGAGAGCATCGGTGCGTTAGGGGTTAGTGGGCTTCTGCTCTGCGGAGGAGTGTTCATGGGTCTCAACGCGGGTCAGGTCCTGCTGGCTCACTTCTACCCTGATGTGGCTGAAACAGTAGCTCATTCTGGAATTTTGGGACATGGTCATTCGCACAGTCATGGGCCAATCGGTCCAAGCATTCACGCGGCATGGATCGCAGCAGGCTCGATTGTGGTCAAGGAGTGGCTTTACCATGCCA CCATGAAGGTTGCTGAAGAGCGCAAATCGTCCGTGCTTGCATCCAACGCTGTTCACCACCGCATTGACTCCCTGACCAGTATTGTCGCCCTTTTCACAATCGGAGGAAGCTATGTCTTCCAAGATGCCACCTGGCTGGATCCAGTTGGCGGAGTCCTGATCTCCCTGATGGTCATCAAAGCCGGTTGGGGCAACACATGTACCTCCCTTTTGGAGTTGGCGGATACTACGGTTGATGAGGAAGTGCGACACTCTGTGGAGGCTGCTGCCTCCAAGGCATTGCAGGATCTTGAAGATGGACACCAAGTCATCGTTCGTGATGTACAAGGCATGAAGTCTGGCCAAAACTACCTAATGGACATTGAGTTGGCTGTGCCGGGTGCCTGGGCTATTAGTCGGTCACGACACATCGAAGAAGCCGTTCGTCAAGCTGTTGGATCCGGAGTTCGCGGCGTGAAGCGGATCAAGGTCCGCTTCATTCCGGCGGAAAATCAGGATCTCACGTTCTCGGATGAGTTCGTTGCGCAGGATATTGGTGGTGACCCGGAGACACCTCAAGATATTCGGAAGCAGCAATAG
- a CDS encoding D-xylulose kinase has product MASDTPLYIGFDLSTQQLKGLVVNSDLKVVYVAKFDFDADSQSFPIKKGVLNNEAEHEVFAPVALWLQALDGVLESLRKQGLDFSRVKAISGAGQQHGSVYWGQNAESLLRNLDSSKSLEAQLEGAFSHPYSPNWQDSSTQIECDEFDAALGKPEDLAQATGSKAHHRFTGPQILRFTRKHPEIYEKTWRISLVSSFLASLFLGHIAPFDISDVCGMNLWNIKKGAYDERLIQLCSGVFGVEDLKQKLGEVPEDGGLHLGSVHSYFVERFGFSPDCIIIPATGDNPATILALPLLPSDAMVSLGTSTTFLMSTPSYKPNPSTHFFNHPTTPGLYMFMLCYKNGGLAREHVRDAINESLKDTPAQPWANFDKVALQTAPLGQQNASGPMKMGLFFPQHEIVPNISKGQWRFTYDAHTGSLKETMDGWDSPQDEARAIIESQLLSLRLRSRDLTQSPGNGLPSQPRRVYLVGGGSKNKAIAKIAGEILGGVEGVYSLDVGDNACALGAAYKAVWGIERQPGQTFEDLIGQRWNEEEFIEKIADGYQEGVFEQYGQAVEGFEKMELQVLQQQADKAN; this is encoded by the exons ATGGCATCCGATACCCCTCTCTACATTGGATTCGATCTCTCCACCCAACAATTGAAGGGACTAGTTGTCAACTCCGATCTTAAAGTGGTCTATGTTGCCAAATTTGATTTCGATGCCGACTCGCAGAGTTTCCCGATTAAAAAAGGTGTTCTGAACAATGAAGCCGAACATGAAGTGTTTGCACCGGTCGCCCTATGGCTGCAGGCATTGGATGGTGTGCTAGAAAGCCTGCGCAAGCAGGGTCTCGATTTCAGCCGTGTGAAAGCAATTAGTGGTGCGGGACAGCAGCATGGAAGTGTATACTGGGGTCAGAATGCGGAGTCGCTTCTCCGCAATCTGGATTCCAGCAAGTCCCTCGAGGCACAGCTGGAAGGCGCTTTCTCCCACCCATACAGTCCCAATTGGCAAGATTCAAGCACCCAGATAGAATGTGACGAGTTTGACGCAGCTCTCGGCAAGCCCGAGGATTTAGCGCAGGCTACTGGAAGTAAAGCACACCAC AGATTCACAGGTCCTCAAATCCTCCGATTCACAAGGAAACACCCTGAAATTTATGAGAAAACCTGGAGAATTTCGTTGGTGTCATCTTTCCTGGCGTCACTTTTTCTCGGCCATATAGCCCCATTCGACATCTCCGATGTGTGCGGAATGAACTTGTGGAACATCAAGAAAGGGGCGTATGACGAGCGTCTGATTCAGCTCTGCTCGGGTGTCTTTGGAGTTGAGGATCTCAAGCAGAAGCTCGGCGAGGTACCGGAAGATGGAGGCCTGCACCTAGGATCCGTTCATTCGTATTTCGTGGAGCGTTTCGGCTTCAGTCCTGATTGTATAATTATTCCAGCAACTGGTGATAATCCAGCAACCATTCTTGCGCTGCCCTTACTGCCATCAGATGCAATGGTCTCGCTCGGCACCTCTACTACCTTCCTCATGTCTACTCCCAGCTACAAACCCAATCCCTCCACACACTTTTTCAACCACCCTACTACCCCTGGCTTGTACATGTTCATGCTGTGCTATAAGAATGGCGGCCTGGCCCGTGAGCACGTCCGAGATGCGATCAATGAGAGCCTGAAGGATACCCCTGCTCAGCCCTGGGCCAACTTTGACAAGGTCGCTCTGCAGACTGCCCCGTTGGGTCAACAGAATGCCTCGGGTCCGATGAAGATGGGCCTGTTCTTCCCGCAGCATGAGATCGTACCAAACATTAGTAAGGGCCAATGGCGCTTTACATACGATGCCCATACGGGAAGTTTGAAAGAGACGATGGATGGATGGGACTCGCCGCAGGACGAAGCCCGCGCAATCATTGAGAGCCAGTTGCTTTCACTGCGCTTGCGGTCTCGAGACCTTACCCAGAGCCCTGGCAATGGACTCCCTTCCCAGCCACGCCGAGTTTATCTCGTTGGTGGAGGATCCAAGAACAAAGCAATCGCCAAAATTGCTGGCGAGATCCTCGGCGGTGTCGAGGGTGTATATTCGCTCGACGTTGGCGACAATGCCTGCGCTCTGGGTGCCGCATACAAGGCCGTTTGGGGCATCGAGAGACAGCCCGGTCAAACATTTGAGGACTTGATTGGGCAGCGGTGGAATGAGGAGGAGTTCATTGAGAAAATTGCGGACGGTTATCAAGAGGGGGTGTTTGAACAGTATGGTCAGGCAGTCGAGGGCTTTGAGAAGATGGAACTGCAGGTTTTGCAGCAACAGGCTGACAAGGCCAATTGA
- a CDS encoding SIR2 family histone deacetylase, putative — translation MTTPAIRIPFTGPLPPAIIVPRAATTIAGAIEAISTFLTAPPSSTLRGVDVGRHSQTVLLTGAGISVASGLSDYRGDQGTYRLNKSYRPIYYHEFISHHESRKRYWARSFVGWPGLLKAKPNSTHSAIKGLGEKGYISSVVTQNVDSFHSLAHPELSTLELHGYLRSVVCTSCQNQLPRTDFQASLERLNPAWAKFLARMVAEGAFDVDNPEEQRRKGLKLNPDGDVDLAEAPYSTFRYPSCPTCLENPPTLSDGKKATIEVDSDGALSVTSNAGILKPAVIMFGENIDPLVKTAAEEAIDDAGRLLILGTSLATFSAWRLVERAHKRGMPIGIVNVGGVRNEALLFGNIGHDSTAHVRCSHPSQLVLPTVVSQLPINL, via the coding sequence ATGACGACGCCTGCCATTCGGATCCCCTTCACGGGACCATTGCCCCCAGCCATCATAGTCCCTAGGGCTGCAACAACAATCGCAGGAGCAATTGAGGCTATCAGCACTTTCCTCACTGCACCGCCGTCTTCAACTCTCCGCGGTGTCGATGTGGGGAGACATTCCCAGACGGTACTCCTGACTGGCGCAGGTATCTCCGTCGCGTCTGGTCTGTCAGATTATCGAGGCGACCAAGGTACTTATCGGCTAAACAAATCATATCGTCCAATTTACTATCATGAGTTCATCTCCCACCATGAGTCGCGCAAGCGGTATTGGGCGCGCAGCTTCGTCGGATGGCCCGGGCTCTTGAAAGCAAAGCCGAACTCGACTCATAGCGCAATTAAAGGTCTCGGTGAAAAAGGGTACATCAGTTCCGTTGTGACACAGAATGTCGACTCGTTCCATTCCCTTGCGCATCCGGAACTATCTACCCTCGAACTACACGGATACTTGCGATCGGTCGTTTGCACGAGCTGTCAAAACCAACTTCCCCGCACTGACTTTCAAGCGTCGCTGGAGAGACTCAATCCAGCTTGGGCCAAATTTTTAGCTCGCATGGTTGCAGAGGGTGCGTTCGATGTCGATAATCCGGAGGAGCAACGGCGTAAAGGCTTGAAGCTCAACCCGGATGGGGACGTTGATCTCGCTGAAGCGCCATATTCTACTTTCCGGTATCCTTCATGTCCGACCTGCTTGGAGAACCCTCCCACGTTGAGCGATGGCAAGAAGGCGACTATAGAGGTAGATAGCGACGGTGCATTATCGGTAACTTCAAATGCCGGTATTTTAAAGCCGGCAGTGATCATGTTTGGTGAAAATATCGACCCCTTGGTGAAGACAGCGGCTGAAGAAGCGATTGATGATGCTGGGCGGCTACTCATTTTGGGCACCAGCCTAGCGACTTTTTCGGCGTGGCGCCTCGTGGAACGAGCACACAAACGAGGCATGCCTATTGGTATTGTCAATGTTGGTGGCGTGAGGAATGAGGCCCTTCTTTTTGGGAATATTGGACATGATTCCACTGCTCATGTTCGGTGTAGCCATCCATCCCAGTTAGTCCTCCCGACCGTTGTATCCCAACTCCCAATCAATCTATAG